One Euphorbia lathyris chromosome 1, ddEupLath1.1, whole genome shotgun sequence DNA segment encodes these proteins:
- the LOC136224909 gene encoding ferric reduction oxidase 2-like — protein sequence MFSGFSESYSRQTMTTVRSAIWGLISVIFLGYMMIWVMMPTDTYYLHWLPDIQAKTSSTFFGEQGANTLIHTFPILFIATLACLYIHIGKKYVSGGSREVNPSFAWWKRPLMTKGPLGIVSCNELSLLGILLVLMVWSLYSYLHSMFSYAAIQAAYSGLQVWEVKLQDTGLSLGLVGNICLALIFFPVARGSSILQLVGLTSEASIKYHIWLGHMALTIFTAHGLCYIIYWAKTQQLSQMLKWDKVLVSNVAGEIALASGLVMWVTSHKNIRRKLFELFFYSHHLYILFGVFYMFHVGISSAFVILPGFYLYLIDRYLRFLQSQQRIHLVSAHILSCETVELNFFKNPELSYAPRSTAFINLPKISKLQWHPFTITSSSNMDPEQLSIVIKCEGNWTKKLYQMLSSPAPADHLEVAIEGPYSPPSTCFLRHDMLVMISGGSGITPFISIIREILFLANTTNGKTPKILLVCAFKKSNGLAMLDLLMPVSGTTFDISRLQLEIEAYITREQELKKENHNLLRTIWFMPKASDVPISAVLGPNSWLWLSAIISASFIIFLLLIGILTRYYIYPIDHNSNRIYTVPSRSALNMFTISFSILITASAAFLWTKKHNSKEMKQIKNTDMPTPGTLPGSKITNTDRELESLPHQSLLQATKVHLGERPNLERILLKCKGESIGVLVSGPKKMRQDAAAICSSSSSDNLHFESISFSW from the exons ATGTTTTCAGGATTTAGCGAGAGTTATTCTCGCCAAACAATGACAACCGTCCGATCAGCCATATGGGGGCTGATATCGGTGATCTTTCTGGGTTATATGATGATTTGGGTGATGATGCCTACAGACACGTATTATTTGCACTGGCTGCCTGATATTCAGGCAAAAACCAGTTCCACATTCTTTGGTGAACAAG GTGCAAACACACTAATCCACACATTCCCAATTCTTTTTATTGCCACCTTGGCCTGTTTGTATATCCATATTGGAAAAAAATATGTTTCTGGAGGCAGCAG AGAAGTGAATCCTTCGTTTGCTTGGTGGAAGCGCCCGTTGATGACAAAAGGCCCTCTTGGGATTGTTTCTTGTAATGAATTATCATTACTGGGCATATTGCTTGTGTTAATGGTGTGGTCTCTGTACTCTTACTTGCATAGTATGTTCTCATATGCTGCCATACAGGCTGCTTACTCAGGGCTACAAGT GTGGGAAGTCAAACTGCAGGATACAGGCCTTTCACTTGGACTTGTTGGAAATATCTGCCTGGCCCTTATCTTCTTTCCAGTGGCAAGAGGGTCATCAATTTTGCAGCTTGTTGGTCTCACCTCAGAGGCAAGCATCAAGTACCATATATGGTTAGGACATATGGCTTTGACCATCTTCACTGCACACGGTTTATGCTACATCATCTATTGGGCCAAAACTCAACAATTATCACAG ATGCTCAAATGGGACAAGGTCCTTGTTTCAAATGTAGCTGGAGAAATAGCTTTGGCCTCTGGACTTGTCATGTGGGTCACAAGCCATAAGAACATAAGGCGAAAACTTTTCGAACTTTTCTTCTATAGTCATCATCTTTATATTCTTTTTGGTGTCTTCTACATGTTCCATGTTGGCATCTCCAGTGCATTCGTTATTCTTCCTGGTTTCTACCTCTACTTGATTGACCGATATTTAAGATTTTTACAATCTCAACAAAGAATTCATTTGGTATCAGCTCACATTTTGTCATGTGAAACAGTTGAGCTAAATTTCTTTAAGAACCCAG AGTTGAGCTATGCTCCAAGAAGCACGGCCTTTATAAATTTGCCTAAAATCTCCAAGCTGCAATGGCATCCTTTCACAATTACATCCAGCAGCAATATGGATCCTGAACAGCTGAGCATTGTCATCAAATGTGAAGGAAACTGGACTAAAAAATTGTATCAGATGCTCTCATCGCCTGCACCAGCGGACCATCTCGAGGTTGCCATTGAAGGGCCATACAGCCCTCCTTCAACCTGTTTTCTTAG GCATGATATGCTAGTGATGATTAGTGGAGGAAGTGGCATAACCCCTTTCATCTCCATCATCCGTGAGATCCTCTTTCTAGCCAACACAACAAATGGCAAGACTCCAAAGATTCTGCTTGTATGTGCTTTCAAGAAATCTAACGGTCTCGCCATGCTAGACCTTCTAATGCCAGTTTCAGGCACTACATTTGACATTTCTCGTCTGCAGTTGGAAATTGAAGCTTATATAACTAGAGAGCAAGAACTTAAAAAAGAGAACCATAATCTCCTCAGAACCATATGGTTTATGCCTAAAGCATCGGATGTGCCTATTTCTGCAGTCCTAGGTCCAAACAGCTGGCTTTGGCTCAGTGCCATAATATCTGCTTCTTTCATCATCTTCCTTCTCCTGATTGGCATTCTTACGCGGTACTACATATACCCCATCGACCATAATTCTAATAGGATATACACTGTGCCTTCAAGATCTGCTTTAAACATGTTCACAATAAGTTTTTCCATCCTGATAACTGCGTCTGCAGCATTTCTGTGGACCAAGAAACATAATTCCAAGGAAATGAAGCAGATTAAAAACACAGATATGCCAACACCAGGAACATTACCAGGCTCAAAGATTACAAATACTGACAGAGAACTAGAAAGCCTTCCACACCAGTCTCTTCTGCAAGCCACCAAAGTGCACCTCGGTGAAAGACCGAATTTAGAAA GGATTCTGTTGAAATGCAAAGGAGAGAGTATAGGCGTACTTGTAAGTGGGCCAAAGAAGATGAGGCAAGACGCGGCCGCAATCTGCTCTTCCAGCTCGTCGGATAACCTTCATTTCGAGTCAATTAGCTTTAGCTGGTGA